ATCTTAATTATTCCTTCCTCAAAACTTGTTCCAAAGCCTTTGGACTCAGCATGGTGGTTATGTTAGAGAACGAATAACTCTTTCAAGTGTTGTTTCTTTGGCAGGAGTCACAGCACTGGCCTTATCCTGTCCCTACCTGCGTGAAGCATCTTTCAAAAGGTGCTGTGATATAACTGACAGTGGAGTTCTGGCTCTTGCACTCAACTGCCAATTCCTACAAATAGTGAACTTGGGCAGCTGCTCAGGCATCATGGATGCATCTCTGCAGGCACTCGGAGAAAACTGCAAATTTCTTCACAGCGTGGACTTCTCATCTACTCAGGTAGCTACAGTGGCAATTGGACAATTGACTTTcgtttgtttcttttttaagattGTCATGATAAAGTTCAAAGGGGATCGTTGTAGCTTTACCCTTGACAAGATTTAGGACCCTagtttatttctaatttctgcCTCtttaggaaaaggaaaggtATATATTGCTTATTAGTGACtggaaaaatacatgttttggTATTAGAGCATGTATGGTGAATGAAAGAATTCTGTTAGAATCtaccttggggttttttttagtataCTTATTTAGtgcaataattttctttaagttGTAAAGCAATccaaaatattccatttaaaGAAAGTAGAATCTTGGACAGATTATTGCATGCTTTCAGTTAGGACAAACGGATGTGGGTAATAATCTAGGATGTCAAACAATACAAGCTCCTAGTAGGAGTAAACACACCATAATTAAATGATATTTTAGGAGTGATTGTGCTTGTCAGAGTTGTATTACAGAGTCAACACTGaaagaatgacattttaaatgtcagaaaTGGCAGGGAAGAAGATTTAACAACAGTGTTTAGCATGAGAAGGGGGAGACGAGCTGCAAAAGCAATCCTGTAACATATTTCATAATTACAGGGAGATAATGAAGCGAGGGAAAGGTTTTTTGCAGTAAGTGTAGCGTTCAATTGACACTGATGGTGAGTAATTATGTTGAATGTGAGTCCAGTACTGAGCattgaaatgaaatgtcagTCTGGAAATCATGTAGGAGGTTCTTATTTAAGATGCTGTtcttcttttgatttttctggaaGTAGGGTATCAAAAGAGTCTTAATATTTCATttggtaatttttatttattaccaTTTAACTCTCATTTCTTCAGACTTACttcattgcttttttatttccttgcctCTCTTCCTTTATAGAAAATAGCTGTTTCcctgtgtgtattttaaatgaGGCAAAAGCTTCTTCAGTaactacatgtttatacttttttttttttttaacttttctgctatgattacttttttccccaaccCAAACTGGTCGAGGTAgagcaaaaatgctttttcaacCTATAAATTTAAAGTGCTCTGACCATATTAGTGTACCCACTGTTAAATGAGACAAGGAACCTGCAGAAATAACAGTTACACAGTTGGAAGTATCCTTGcagaaagccaggctggatcAGGTGGCAGGAAGAAGAAACTGTATTTAATAGAATGAAAAACACCTACCTTGGATAATTTTTTCTACTAGTTTAGCtaggaagaaaatactgtagTGTTAAGTGTATTCACTGACTGCAGGGagtgaataaattaatttttgcatcTAAATAGCTGTGCTTGAAAAAATTGAGCTTTAATCCATTGTGGTTTTTCCCACAGGTAACAGATGATGGCGTTGTAGCACTAGTGAGTGGAACATGTTCAAAGAATTTAAAGGTAACAGACTTAACCTAATGACAAAAGGatgaacaaaggaaaatacctgcattttaaaattataattactATTATCAGCAGCATTACTTCTGAGGGAGGATTTTTACTGACTGACTTTCATTTCTGTCCTCTTTCGAGATCCTGGGAGTTTATAAATTGGAAAGACTTTGCAATAAGacaatggctttttttcttttatcctaCTATCTCCAAAGTATATTTTACCAAATCCTAATTTCACTAGATTTGATGGtcttttttccacatttcttctTATATGTTATATTTATTGATAAGTAAGACAATTcagaggtggggaaaaaagttgGTAATGACCTGTTTtgttattctgcttttcatcttttcctaGCATGTACAAGAGGCAGTAGTTGtacagctgcagagaaattaagaaaagaGCAGGGTTTAGTCTAATCTTGAAGAagttctttgatttcttttaggAGCTATGTAGATAAATAGAAATACCAGAAACTTCAGCAGAGGATGTTTTGGGAAAATTCGGGAAACACCAGAATTTAGTTTGGGTTCTGTTCTCCTGGACAGCCAAGTAGGAGAATGTCATAGGCAAAGTGATGGGACTCAAACACTGTGGAATCTCATTGAAGAGCTTACTCAGATGTCTTGAGTGCTATGTGTGTGTTGAGAAAACTCACCTTTGATGTTGGAAAAGatgaaagtttgacaagaaagtTTCACAGATATGTATGCTTGGCAGAAAGCTCTCTGAATGTAGAACCTGAGAACAGAATAGAGatggaagcaagttttgatatagaagaacaatagatttttaaattgagAATTGCTGAGCCAGTCATTACTGGACAACTAAGAAAGCAAAGTTTAAGTCAAGCTGGAGGGAGGTTTTATGACTAGAGCAAAGGATATGTTgagcacaaacaaaaaagatgtttttaccaagcagaaaTAGGTcttaggaaaagaagaaagatgcCATAGGCACACCAACATGCTGATGTGGCAAGTAGAAAAAAGGTCTaagaattttccactgcaagaaaacagaaaaacaactttaaGCTTAAACTGTAACATACTAACTCATGTGGTTGGATAGTAATGACTGTAATGTGGTAATGATGGTTGTTGTGATAGGCTGTAGGTAATAGTAAAGGTATTGTGTATGATGCTGATTGGTTGTTATGCattaagatgctcagcaaagaagaatatataatgcattgtaaccaGAAGTAAAGCGGCTTCAGGCTTGCCTATGAGCTGTAGCTGGCAGCTGTAGGCATGGTTCTGTTACCCACGACCTGAAACTGCTGTAGCCTCTCCTAtacaataaacagcattttgaagaACTGCCTGGAGTCCCACATCTCTCATCTCAGGCTCTTACATTTCATGTTTTTAGTTTAGACTCTTTACAGAAAAGCTGTCTTATTTTTCCTTAGGGTATTTTCCTGCCCTGTACAGGACCACGTATGAGGTCAGTGCACAGAGGTCATAATTCCTTCTGGCTGGGGATTTCTGAAATGGGTTAGGCAAAGGAAAGCTTTGCCTCTAAAACTCTGGGTGCTCTGACAGGCTGTTGTCATTCCTGTTTTCCTAACAGGAGATCCACATGGAGCGCTGTGTGAATCTGACGGACATCGCTGTGGAAGCCGTCCTTACTTGTTGTCCCAAGATACACATTTTTCTATTCCATGGATGCCCACTGATAACAGGTATGTCTAATCACAAGAAGGTAATTACTTGCTAATCATACCTTCTTGCTTTCTGAAAAGCACACTGTAGTCCATAAGTAATCCCAAACAAATAATAACTTATTGGATAAAATAATCATTGTACACTGagattttcaaagcaaagtgggagttttgctttgaaatgtggTAGCAGCCTtcagagagggttttttttgtttgtttggaaatcatatttttttccccttcagcatGCTGATGAAGACCCaaagacttcagaaaaatattagcATGTTAAACCCCTACGCTATTCCAAAAGTGAGGAACAGCATCCGTTCGAGAAATGGTGGAATGGAGTAGGACAGCCTATGGGTGTTTTAACTTCTGTTGGTTGGTGATGCTTTTCAGTTAGGTGATTGGAAAAAGAACCAAGAGGGTTTGGATTACTACAGATGTATCTGACGTGTCATACTGTGATagcaaaagaaatataaatgcaGATACAGAATTCCTTTACTGTGTGTGCCTATTCCAAATACCACCTTTATATTCTGAATGAATAACAAGAAAttcctttgttctttttcagatCGGTCCCGAGATGCTTTAGAGCAGCTCATCATATCAAACAAAATCAAGCAGCTAACGTGGACTGTTTACTGATTATTTATCCAGTACATGTGAGTGTCAAGTTTACAGGTGGAGAGCTCCTTCAGTAAACAAGCACCTTGGAGAACTAGCTGGTGACTTTGGTTCCACCAGGTTGcatccctcctgcttcccactGGAGGTCTCCATTGCCATTCCAGTCCTTGCCTGTGAGCCAAGGCTTCCTCATTGTCTTTCCTTGGAGCCCTGTCTGTCTTTGCATTGATCACACTTCATTGAGAGGAAAGTTAAACTATAATTAATATTACAGGGCCGTTGCTCAGGCTTCCTGAAGTGCTGGATTTGGCTGCTATTTAGTATCCTTTAGCAATTTAGCCACAAACCCAGTTTAGGCAAGTGTGTGTTCTGAGTTTGTATTCTGGGGTGGtacttaaaattaaaagtacCCAGCTCAAATGTAATATTGACACACAGCAGTGTCTGTGAAGTTGGGAGTTGAATCTAACAAAAATCAACAGCCAGAACTGGTGAATGGAGGTGACATTAACAGTGATACAAATGTCCTTTCAGTAGTAACAAAGAATCTCCTTTCACCATGTACTTTTGCTAGGTCTGGAGTAAAAAACTTAGGTACCTTTCTTCTGATGTTACTGATGCTGCAGGTTTCTCTTCTTCCTTATCATCAAATACTTGCTGGATTTTTACACACCCAAAAGTACAGCCTGTGAATGTGTAAACATAAACTTGCTTTGGAATTGCTATGGTGACTTTACAAATTTCAGAGTAGTAGCCGTGACCAAGAATAGGATTTTATATATGggcaaatatttaatttgccCTGGCTTTTGCCTGGGTTTCTACATGAAAATCCTTTTAGGGAACAAAACACTGGTACTCATAAGTGTATCTGTGAGTGAAATAGGACCAAATGTAGCGTCTGAGCACATAAATCTCAGGATGGTAGAGTGTGTTCTGCTGTATGCAGTTCAGTACATATCCAGTGGTCCCCGGAAGCTGAAAATATCAATAAATTTATTGTTCAGTTAtagtaatattaaaaataatttttgaactGTAGAGTGAGTTTATTACATGATGAAGCAGTGCTCTCATCACAATTATAAGTCATGTTCCTTGGCTTTCTTGAACCAGCATAACCTCTAGTCAGAGTTCTATGATTTCTGCATTAAGCTCCTTAATGCCAGTCATTTTAGCTTTATAAGGGCGTGGAGCCCACTGGGTTCTTCCTCTGGATCTGGAAGTAGAAGGGTTTAGCTATGGTGGTCTAACATGGATTTGATGACATCTGGAAACCTAAAGAGTTTAGGCAACCATAAGGAATATGTTTACTTTACCATTTAACTGTTGTCATAGCCACACCTAAGCATTGCAGAAATAAACCAGTCTTATATTAATCTATTTAAAGTTCAGGTCTAATTGCATGGAAGGTCATTTTTGTTGccaatattaaattatattatgATGTCcaacaataatttttattcttctgttgATTATATGGTTTATGGAAGTGCAAGACTATTTAGAAAAGTTGTTCAGGTGTCAgtgaaagtttatttttccaagaCCATCACCTAAATCCCTTACTCTTGTTTCATGGCTCAGCCCAGTGATGAATATTTTCCTGTAATCCCTGTGGGTGTAACTGCACCAGTACAAACCGTTGGTGCAAGGAGTTGATTTTGCTACAGTAGCCACAAGCATCTGacagctgtcactgcagcaaaTCCTTGCACCAGATAGAGGCCTAATAACCTAATCTAccaggttttatttcctttttttttttatttgctgaggAGTAGTTTATTTTTATGCCCTGTGGAATCCCTGGGATCAGTCAGGTCCCATCATTCCTTTGAACTCTGGGACAATAAATCTGTGTTGCACTGTTTTTGATATTGAATCATACAGCTCTTTAGGCAGCTCTGTGAAACAATGCTACTGCTAACCTCATGGCAGAGTTgtcctttttctccttgctaATATAGCCTTGGATTTGTCATGTTGAAGGCAAATGCAGCTTGTACTGTGTCCTTAAGTGTGCCTGTAGATTTACCATCTTCCCCTACAGCCTCTTCTCTATGTGTAATTTAGTGGTACATCCTCACGTGGTGCTTAAAAAGCTGTGCAACACTGCAACAAGGTAACACTTTAATTTTAGGTTTGAAAGTTTAATGTAAGTTAAATTTAAATCCTTCACCGTTAGAGCTTGAGTCTGCCCTTATGTTTTTAGTATTTGCATAACTCTACTGGAATGTTTTTTGGTTCACAGTAATTTTCAACAAATGTTTACAGGCACTGGGTGAAGTGGGAGAAGAACCTCATGGATGTGCTTGCCACTTCATATTCTCTATTGTTTGGACATTGTTATTGTTGTGAGCCTTGCAGAATATTCACATACTGTTACGAAGATTAAAGTTTGGAAGTTGGCTGTTTGGAGAGTTCTGAAAACTTGTTGGATTATAGAACCATGTATGTCTGACTATACTCCTAAACCTCCTACTTCATGAATACCATGGTTTTCTGAGTGAGTACCACACATTATTTCACATTTGTAAGCTTTCACTACAGCACCTGGCACCACTGCACAGTGGTCTATGGTGCAGTTATGAGCTCCCCATCACTACTACTTCATAATTGACTACTAAAATTGACACTTCCTGTAAGACTGCTCTGAAAAGATtggttttttcttcaaatggcCATAGTTACAGCATCTAACCTGaggatcagatttttttttttgtgccatgtTTGGCAGATGAAACTGGTTCTAGTTGGCAGATAAAACTGAGAATGATTCTGGAGTTTTCCCAGCATCTCCTCAGGAGAAGAGCAAAATAATTATATCAGACTTGCATTCCCTGTTTTTATTTCGTTACCCTCTGTTTGTCAGAGAAGTAAAGATTCTTCATCCCTCAGCAGCTTCCCGAGGTGACAGATTGCCTGGTTTACCCTTGCAAAGGGTAATGTAGGGAATGTAGATCATTTAACCCCACTCTCAAGGGAATGAAGTTACAGTTACCCCATAGCTGGTACTATTTATTCACTTTCCATTTATTAAAGATTTTACACTGGCTGGCAGTCAAGAAGCAGAGTTTAGATTTGGGTGCAACTCCT
The Motacilla alba alba isolate MOTALB_02 chromosome 1A, Motacilla_alba_V1.0_pri, whole genome shotgun sequence genome window above contains:
- the AMN1 gene encoding protein AMN1 homolog, encoding MSWDGAGEEVRLLLDLCLQCLTKNLSRYSADIKSLPPNIKDKLIKLMSRQGQITDANISEVLHPAVESLDLRDCDISDNALLQLYNCKQLKKINLNSCKESRFGITSEGVTALALSCPYLREASFKRCCDITDSGVLALALNCQFLQIVNLGSCSGIMDASLQALGENCKFLHSVDFSSTQVTDDGVVALVSGTCSKNLKEIHMERCVNLTDIAVEAVLTCCPKIHIFLFHGCPLITDRSRDALEQLIISNKIKQLTWTVY